The Rhodopirellula bahusiensis DNA segment AGCCGCGAGAGTTTCGCCAAAGAGCAGAGTGAGGAAGACAAAGACCAAAGCCGTACCGCTGGTTTGTGCAATCAACCAAGGGGCAAGATCGCCACTCGTTGCGATGCGCGACACGATGGCCAATAGCACCAGTCCAAGCACATCGTCGATGACGGCAGCACCTAAGATGATTTCGGATTCATGTCGGCCCATGGCCCGCAAATCCTTCAAAACGCTTGCCGTGATGCCAACGCTTGTTGCACTTAGCGTTGCTGCCAAAAAGAGATGCCCAGCAACCGTCATCTGAACATGCAAGGCGACACAGGTTCCGTACGCCAACGCAAACGGTGCAACGACACCTATGATCGCAACCAACACGGCCCGTCCACCGACACGTTTCATCTTGGCGACACTGGTCTCCAGTCCAGCTGAAAACAACAGCAAGATGGCTCCAAGCTCGGCCAACGCTGCGAAGATCGTCGCGACATGGGTTGCCACCGGTGCCGTCTCGACGAGCGTCTCCGCTGACTCAGGATTCATCAAAACCGCAAAGACCGGCGACCCGAACCAGAATCCAACGTTCCCAACGATCACACCCAGCAAGAGTTCTCCCAAGACCGACGGCTGCTCAAGCCAATCACTCACCCGCCGCA contains these protein-coding regions:
- a CDS encoding cation:proton antiporter, encoding MAMRRVSDWLEQPSVLGELLLGVIVGNVGFWFGSPVFAVLMNPESAETLVETAPVATHVATIFAALAELGAILLLFSAGLETSVAKMKRVGGRAVLVAIIGVVAPFALAYGTCVALHVQMTVAGHLFLAATLSATSVGITASVLKDLRAMGRHESEIILGAAVIDDVLGLVLLAIVSRIATSGDLAPWLIAQTSGTALVFVFLTLLFGETLAARGAKLFQSLDKQNGREFFALAFTFGFAWLAQSVELAAIVGGFAAGLVMRDHVAPLRSASENGRVPPTISTTIAPLERFLSPLFFLFVGMQVDVTFFFDSMTLLLAAIFTLCAVIGKLLSGIVAGSNLSRLAVGIGMIPRGEVGLVFLGVGRGLGVVNDSLFAALVIVVFATTIVTPPLLKWSLRRDDA